Proteins encoded by one window of uncultured Bacteroides sp.:
- a CDS encoding transglutaminase domain-containing protein, translating to MKRTCWLGLCGVLLLSDCASRLINMDNSDQEKMNRTKIDFSKTKEQVTEYIRKYIPNVTEEQLLQWENEKVLECMIIDGKKMYFYNAAPNLFRINKEAIAIKLAKDGLEQDGKDKVNATHVPQVISEAKAKNEIIVHPVRMRVKYTLTVKPNAVPEGEIIRCWLPFPRTDQPRQTDVKLLNTSESQYNISLVEYKHSALYMEKKAEKEKPTVFSAEYEYTSSAEWHQLKPEDIKPYKKETSLYKEYTSEREKHIRFTPRIKELAQQIVGSEQNPLLKVRKIYEWINQFPWASAREYSTLENIPEYVLDNKHGDCGQVSLLFITLARYCGIPAKFQSGFMMHPGGTNMHDWAQVYFEGTGWVPVDQSFGLFPSENKDEKYFFTAGIDSYRMIVNDDYSCPLYPKKKYPRSETVDFQRGEVEWRKGNLYFNQWKWNLQVEYLK from the coding sequence ATGAAAAGAACGTGCTGGCTTGGTCTGTGCGGGGTGTTACTGCTTTCAGACTGTGCTTCCCGTTTAATAAATATGGATAATTCTGATCAGGAAAAGATGAATCGTACAAAGATTGATTTTTCCAAAACAAAGGAACAGGTTACAGAATATATTCGCAAATATATTCCCAATGTTACTGAGGAACAGTTATTGCAGTGGGAAAATGAAAAGGTTCTGGAATGTATGATAATTGATGGAAAGAAGATGTATTTCTACAATGCCGCCCCCAATCTTTTTCGTATCAATAAAGAAGCCATTGCCATAAAGCTGGCTAAAGATGGATTGGAACAGGATGGTAAAGACAAAGTAAACGCAACTCACGTTCCTCAAGTAATAAGCGAAGCTAAAGCGAAAAACGAGATCATTGTTCATCCGGTAAGAATGCGGGTAAAGTACACTTTAACCGTTAAACCCAATGCTGTTCCTGAAGGAGAGATCATTCGTTGTTGGTTACCTTTTCCGCGAACTGATCAGCCGCGGCAAACGGATGTAAAGTTACTAAATACAAGCGAAAGTCAATATAACATATCTCTGGTTGAGTATAAACACTCGGCTTTGTATATGGAGAAAAAAGCGGAAAAAGAAAAACCAACCGTCTTTTCAGCTGAATATGAATATACTTCCAGTGCAGAATGGCATCAATTGAAACCGGAAGATATTAAGCCTTATAAAAAAGAAACTTCTTTATATAAGGAATATACAAGTGAAAGGGAAAAGCATATTAGATTTACTCCACGAATAAAAGAACTTGCACAGCAGATTGTGGGTAGCGAACAGAATCCGCTTCTAAAAGTCAGGAAGATATACGAGTGGATTAATCAGTTTCCATGGGCTTCGGCACGTGAATACTCCACTCTGGAGAATATTCCTGAGTATGTGCTTGACAATAAGCACGGTGATTGTGGACAAGTAAGCTTGCTCTTTATTACACTGGCTCGTTATTGTGGTATTCCTGCAAAGTTTCAAAGCGGATTTATGATGCATCCGGGAGGGACAAATATGCACGACTGGGCTCAGGTTTACTTTGAAGGAACAGGATGGGTGCCTGTTGATCAGTCTTTTGGACTCTTTCCTTCTGAGAATAAAGATGAAAAGTACTTCTTTACGGCTGGTATTGATTCTTATCGCATGATTGTGAACGATGATTATTCCTGCCCGCTATATCCTAAGAAAAAGTATCCTCGGAGTGAAACTGTAGATTTCCAACGAGGAGAAGTTGAATGGAGAAAAGGCAATCTCTACTTTAATCAATGGAAGTGGAATCTTCAGGTTGAATACTTGAAATAA
- a CDS encoding dipeptide epimerase has translation MGQDRRQFLKNAAFAAIGSGLAMQGALAGESSNSLFSINKHTHSGKMKLTFRPYDLKLKHVFTVATYSRTTTPDVQVEIEYDGVIGYGEASMPPYLGESVESVMAFLKKVNLEQFSDPFQLEDILAYVDGIMPGNTAAKASVDIALHDLVGKLLNAPWHKIWGLDKAKAPSTTYTIGIDTADVVKQKTLEVASQFNILKVKLGRENDKEIINAIRSVSQLPISVDANQGWKDKYQALDMILWLKEQGIVMVEQPMPKTQLDDIAWVTQQSPLPIFADESLQRLSDVPKLKGAFTGINIKLMKCTGMREAWKMVTLGKALGMKIMVGCMTETSCAVSAAAQFSPAVDFADLDGNLLISNDLFKGMEVIKGKITLNDLPGIGIKKL, from the coding sequence ATGGGTCAGGACAGAAGACAATTTCTTAAAAACGCCGCTTTCGCTGCCATTGGCTCCGGATTGGCAATGCAAGGCGCATTAGCCGGCGAATCATCAAACTCTCTTTTTTCAATTAATAAACATACTCATTCAGGTAAAATGAAACTAACTTTTCGTCCGTACGATTTAAAACTGAAACATGTTTTTACAGTTGCAACTTATTCCAGAACTACTACTCCTGATGTGCAGGTGGAAATTGAGTATGATGGAGTAATAGGTTATGGTGAAGCCTCTATGCCTCCATATCTGGGGGAATCTGTAGAGTCGGTTATGGCTTTTCTTAAAAAGGTGAACCTGGAACAGTTTAGTGATCCTTTCCAACTGGAAGATATTCTGGCGTATGTAGATGGAATTATGCCGGGAAATACTGCTGCAAAGGCTTCGGTAGATATAGCACTCCATGATTTAGTTGGTAAATTGCTCAATGCACCTTGGCACAAGATCTGGGGACTTGATAAGGCAAAAGCTCCTTCAACAACCTATACAATAGGTATTGATACGGCCGATGTGGTAAAACAAAAAACATTGGAAGTGGCTAGTCAGTTCAATATTCTGAAAGTGAAACTGGGTCGCGAGAACGATAAAGAGATAATTAATGCCATCCGCTCAGTAAGTCAGCTGCCTATTTCAGTTGATGCCAATCAGGGATGGAAAGATAAATATCAGGCACTGGACATGATTCTATGGCTCAAAGAGCAAGGTATTGTTATGGTGGAACAACCCATGCCAAAAACTCAGCTGGATGATATTGCCTGGGTAACCCAGCAAAGTCCGCTTCCAATCTTTGCTGACGAATCTCTTCAACGATTAAGTGATGTGCCAAAACTAAAAGGTGCTTTCACAGGAATAAATATCAAACTGATGAAATGTACTGGTATGCGTGAAGCCTGGAAGATGGTTACACTTGGAAAAGCACTCGGCATGAAGATTATGGTGGGATGTATGACCGAGACCTCATGTGCTGTTTCGGCTGCCGCTCAATTCTCTCCGGCTGTCGACTTTGCCGATTTGGATGGCAATCTGCTCATTTCAAATGATTTATTTAAAGGGATGGAAGTGATAAAAGGAAAGATTACCCTGAATGACCTTCCGGGTATCGGTATAAAGAAACTGTAG
- a CDS encoding C40 family peptidase has product MKKRVFLFLLLFSGVILYNYASAKVLPKRIKKMAESVEQRFAPDKRTAVFELEIKKKRKTVTLNGVTSIPQAKAELISSLREKKYKIVDNFRLLPDSLLGENVYGVVNLSVVNIRKKVSFASEMMTQALLGTPVKILQENEWYRVQTPDSYISWVNSSSIYPMTKVEFNAWNAADKIVVTSHYGFTYENADVNSQNVSDIVSGDMLKWEGTEGEFYKVSYPDGRMAYMLKNAGMPESKWLNKDSLNAENIIYTGKTLMGIPYLWGGMSAKGLDCSGFVRTVMFLNGVILPRDASQQSRVGEKIDISNGFNNLKPGDLLFFGRKATPELDERIIHVAIYIGNQKFIHSQGYVHISSFNPQDKEFDQYNLNRLVSAVRILGHLDSAGISTIKTNLFYQPQL; this is encoded by the coding sequence ATGAAAAAACGTGTCTTTCTGTTTCTTTTATTATTCAGCGGAGTTATATTGTATAATTATGCTTCGGCAAAGGTTCTTCCAAAACGCATTAAGAAGATGGCCGAAAGTGTAGAGCAAAGGTTTGCTCCAGATAAAAGAACTGCTGTATTTGAATTGGAGATAAAAAAGAAAAGGAAGACTGTTACACTCAATGGTGTAACATCAATTCCCCAAGCTAAAGCTGAGCTGATATCTTCATTACGAGAGAAAAAATATAAAATAGTAGATAACTTTCGTTTGCTGCCCGATAGTTTGCTGGGCGAGAATGTGTACGGGGTTGTGAACTTATCTGTAGTCAATATCCGTAAGAAAGTGAGTTTTGCAAGTGAAATGATGACTCAGGCTTTGTTGGGAACTCCGGTGAAAATTCTTCAGGAAAATGAATGGTACAGAGTGCAAACACCGGATAGCTATATTTCGTGGGTCAATTCTTCCAGTATTTATCCAATGACTAAGGTCGAATTTAATGCGTGGAACGCAGCAGATAAGATTGTTGTTACCTCTCATTATGGGTTTACTTATGAGAATGCAGATGTAAATTCCCAGAATGTGTCTGATATAGTTAGTGGTGATATGCTGAAATGGGAAGGAACCGAGGGGGAGTTTTATAAGGTTTCGTATCCAGATGGAAGAATGGCTTACATGCTCAAAAATGCAGGAATGCCTGAAAGTAAATGGTTAAATAAAGATTCCCTAAATGCTGAGAATATTATCTATACAGGAAAAACACTAATGGGCATTCCGTACTTATGGGGAGGAATGTCGGCTAAAGGTTTGGATTGTAGTGGTTTTGTAAGGACGGTGATGTTTCTTAACGGAGTTATCTTGCCCCGAGATGCTTCTCAGCAGTCGCGTGTAGGAGAAAAAATAGATATAAGTAATGGATTCAACAATCTGAAGCCGGGAGATTTGTTATTTTTTGGAAGAAAGGCTACTCCAGAATTGGATGAACGCATTATTCATGTGGCTATCTATATTGGAAATCAAAAGTTTATTCATTCTCAGGGATATGTGCATATCAGCAGCTTTAATCCACAGGATAAGGAGTTCGATCAATATAACCTGAACAGATTGGTAAGTGCGGTTCGTATACTTGGCCATCTGGACTCTGCGGGAATAAGCACAATAAAAACAAATTTATTCTATCAACCTCAATTATAA
- a CDS encoding YihY/virulence factor BrkB family protein, whose product MNKRIKMLLNFFTYDIWRVSETEVTHTKFSFYNYIKTIILAVRRFNTDRITDKASALTYSTLLSIVPLLAILFAIARGFGFDHMMEEQVKSSLGSQEVATETILNFVESYLKQTKSGIFVGVGLVLLLWTVVNLTGKIELTFNNIWQVKKPRTLYRKITDYFSMFLLLPVLIVVSGGLTIFMSTMIKSMEGFVVLAPILKFLVRLIPFVLTWFMFTALYIFMPNTKVQFKHAFISGIIAGTAYQAFQFLYISGQISVTKYNAIYGSFAAIPLFLLWLQISWTICLFGAELTYAGQNIKNFNFEKDTKNISRRYRDFISILIMSLICKRFEKGETPYTAEEISLEHKIPIRLTNHILDLLQNINLIHEVVSDTKSEDIIYQPSMDINKLDVGLLLNRIDTNGSEDFKVDKDEEFRNHWQTLIESRDLFIKRNSQILLKDL is encoded by the coding sequence ATGAATAAGAGAATAAAAATGCTTTTAAACTTTTTTACTTACGATATCTGGCGGGTTTCAGAAACGGAAGTAACTCATACCAAGTTCTCCTTTTATAACTATATAAAAACAATTATTCTGGCTGTGCGACGTTTCAATACAGATCGCATAACAGATAAGGCATCTGCGTTAACATATAGTACACTCCTCTCCATCGTTCCTCTTTTGGCTATTTTATTTGCCATTGCCCGAGGGTTTGGTTTTGATCACATGATGGAAGAACAAGTAAAAAGCAGTTTGGGAAGCCAGGAAGTTGCCACAGAAACGATTCTTAACTTTGTTGAATCGTATCTAAAACAGACTAAAAGTGGAATATTCGTTGGAGTTGGCCTGGTACTTCTACTATGGACAGTTGTTAATTTGACTGGTAAAATTGAACTTACTTTCAATAATATATGGCAGGTAAAAAAGCCTCGTACGCTTTATAGAAAAATCACAGATTACTTTTCCATGTTTCTGCTATTGCCCGTTTTGATTGTAGTATCCGGCGGACTCACTATTTTTATGAGTACAATGATTAAAAGCATGGAAGGCTTTGTGGTACTTGCACCTATTTTAAAATTCTTAGTGAGACTGATTCCATTTGTACTTACCTGGTTTATGTTCACTGCGCTTTATATTTTCATGCCAAATACTAAAGTTCAGTTTAAGCATGCATTTATTTCAGGCATCATTGCCGGAACCGCCTATCAGGCTTTCCAGTTTCTATATATCAGTGGACAGATTTCTGTAACAAAATATAATGCCATCTACGGTAGTTTTGCCGCTATCCCTCTTTTTCTGCTATGGCTACAAATATCATGGACCATCTGCCTCTTCGGAGCCGAGCTCACTTATGCCGGACAAAATATAAAGAATTTCAATTTCGAGAAAGACACTAAGAATATCAGCAGACGCTATAGAGATTTCATTTCTATTCTTATTATGTCACTTATTTGCAAAAGGTTTGAAAAAGGTGAAACCCCATATACTGCTGAAGAGATATCTTTGGAACATAAAATTCCAATCAGGCTTACCAATCATATCCTTGATTTACTGCAAAACATCAATCTGATTCATGAAGTTGTGTCCGACACTAAAAGCGAAGACATAATATATCAGCCATCAATGGATATTAATAAACTCGATGTAGGTTTGCTTTTAAACCGCATTGACACCAATGGCTCTGAAGACTTTAAAGTTGATAAAGACGAAGAATTCAGGAACCACTGGCAGACTCTGATTGAGTCACGCGATTTATTCATAAAAAGAAACAGCCAGATTTTATTGAAAGATCTCTAA
- a CDS encoding DUF4270 family protein has protein sequence MKKILFFISLVALFLCSSCHDESSTLGSGWLESDLKNVYTDTCTVKMSTLLMDSVNSSNKSVAQIGNYSDNIWGKISASSYIEYSPATFTPDENYSYRFDSLTISMKCNGDFLGDTLAPIKVRLHELTENIELNSNTDYLYNNSVFSYNATPFSTINIQPKPKGGNVLEYRLSDELGKVWFNKMLLKSDDLSSSSNFRKYFRGIAFIPDESTNKSIMGFGVSDSSMYITLYYHEISGTLSSSTVKFAANTPRFNKVKHDRSSTSLQLFDFKTKELSSEKTSNITYVQGLTGLYTKIEFPFLNNLLEAGQMVSIESATLYLYPVKGSYGAQNPLPSSLALYKANENNVTEDQVTDVLGTSVQTGSLVTDEDLHENTYYSFNVTSFLQSNLGQVGSSIKGLQLVIPQDKINTSYQSVIFGNKNHPQSKVKLSVLYKVYKTN, from the coding sequence ATGAAAAAGATACTTTTTTTTATATCATTGGTTGCTTTGTTCTTATGCTCTTCCTGTCATGATGAATCATCTACTTTAGGAAGTGGCTGGCTTGAGAGTGATTTGAAAAATGTGTATACAGATACTTGTACTGTAAAGATGAGCACTCTTTTGATGGATTCTGTTAATTCCTCTAATAAAAGTGTTGCGCAGATTGGCAATTATAGTGATAATATATGGGGAAAGATATCTGCTTCTTCCTATATTGAGTATTCCCCGGCTACTTTTACGCCAGATGAAAATTATTCTTATAGATTTGATTCACTCACTATATCAATGAAATGTAACGGTGATTTTTTAGGTGATACTCTTGCTCCTATAAAGGTTCGTTTACATGAACTGACTGAAAATATAGAATTAAATTCTAATACAGATTATTTATATAATAACTCTGTCTTTTCTTATAATGCAACACCTTTTTCTACAATTAATATTCAACCAAAACCAAAAGGTGGGAATGTTTTGGAATATCGTCTTTCTGATGAGTTAGGTAAAGTCTGGTTTAATAAAATGTTATTAAAATCAGATGACTTATCTTCTTCTTCTAATTTTAGAAAATATTTCAGAGGTATAGCTTTTATTCCTGATGAAAGTACTAATAAATCTATCATGGGATTTGGAGTTAGTGACTCTAGCATGTATATCACACTGTATTATCATGAGATTAGTGGCACATTGAGTAGCTCTACTGTTAAGTTTGCCGCTAATACACCTCGTTTTAATAAGGTAAAACATGATAGAAGTAGTACATCTTTACAGCTTTTTGATTTTAAGACCAAAGAACTATCTTCAGAAAAAACATCTAATATAACTTATGTTCAGGGACTTACTGGACTTTATACGAAAATAGAATTTCCTTTTCTGAATAATTTATTAGAGGCCGGTCAAATGGTTAGCATAGAATCGGCTACACTTTATTTGTATCCGGTTAAAGGTTCTTATGGGGCTCAAAATCCTTTGCCTTCTTCCTTAGCACTATATAAAGCGAATGAAAACAATGTGACAGAAGATCAGGTTACAGATGTTTTAGGAACGTCTGTACAAACAGGAAGTCTTGTTACTGATGAAGATTTGCATGAGAATACTTATTATTCTTTTAATGTTACTAGTTTCTTACAAAGTAATTTGGGCCAAGTTGGTTCTAGCATAAAAGGATTACAATTAGTTATTCCTCAAGATAAGATAAATACATCTTACCAGAGCGTGATATTTGGTAATAAGAATCATCCTCAAAGTAAGGTCAAATTATCAGTACTTTATAAAGTCTACAAAACAAATTAA
- a CDS encoding kelch repeat-containing protein encodes MNKLLLIGCLIAITFSSCTSDSSYTLGVWKQRSDFDGVARSEASSFMIDGDGYICCGYNGKNRLYDLWKYNVSTNSWTQRASLPESAKRNAAVGFSVNGKGYITTGYNGNTYLKDTWEYDPTTNEWTQKADFAGSARYCALSFAIGNYGYVGTGYDDNYLKDFYRYDPTSDKWVIMDGTAGMNSFSGQKRRSGTAFVINNIAYVCCGQGNGSYVYDFWKFDPTTGVWSQLRDIAATNDDEDYDDNYAGIIREKAVSFVIDGKAYLVTGTNGTLKTDYWVYDPSTDLWSGDSDDDYTPFKGSARYGAVGFSTGTKGFVVTGGSSSLYFDDMWELLPYEHYEE; translated from the coding sequence ATGAATAAACTATTATTAATTGGTTGCCTCATCGCTATCACTTTCTCTTCCTGCACATCAGATAGCTCCTATACATTAGGTGTATGGAAACAACGTTCAGATTTTGACGGTGTAGCAAGAAGTGAAGCTTCTTCATTTATGATAGATGGAGACGGATATATCTGCTGTGGATATAATGGCAAGAATCGTTTGTATGATCTGTGGAAATACAATGTGTCAACCAACAGCTGGACTCAAAGAGCAAGTCTACCTGAAAGTGCAAAAAGAAATGCTGCTGTAGGTTTTTCTGTTAATGGAAAAGGTTATATAACAACAGGATACAATGGTAATACTTATTTAAAAGATACATGGGAATATGATCCTACAACAAATGAATGGACTCAAAAGGCTGATTTTGCAGGATCTGCAAGATATTGTGCTTTGTCTTTTGCAATAGGAAATTACGGATATGTGGGAACAGGATATGATGATAACTATTTAAAAGATTTCTATCGTTATGATCCTACCTCAGACAAATGGGTTATTATGGACGGAACAGCTGGAATGAATAGCTTCAGCGGACAAAAACGTCGTTCTGGTACAGCATTTGTCATTAATAATATAGCTTATGTTTGCTGCGGACAAGGAAATGGTTCATATGTGTATGACTTCTGGAAATTTGATCCTACTACCGGAGTATGGTCACAACTAAGAGATATTGCCGCAACTAATGATGATGAAGATTATGATGATAATTATGCAGGCATTATTCGTGAAAAGGCAGTAAGTTTTGTTATTGACGGAAAAGCATACCTTGTAACAGGAACAAATGGTACTCTTAAAACTGATTACTGGGTATATGATCCTTCTACTGACCTGTGGTCTGGAGACAGTGATGATGATTACACTCCATTTAAAGGATCTGCCCGCTATGGTGCTGTAGGATTCTCAACCGGAACAAAGGGTTTTGTAGTAACCGGAGGTAGCAGCAGTCTGTATTTTGATGATATGTGGGAACTATTACCATATGAACATTATGAAGAATAA
- a CDS encoding DUF4907 domain-containing protein yields the protein MKNKKTIIYSIISLFAIIVILFVGINIKRSPKMELQVMTVKGGYGYQIKEGDRILIDQPVIPAISEEKAFKNRDDAQKVGELVMQRVKNHTDFSVSISELRELNIE from the coding sequence ATGAAGAATAAGAAAACTATTATTTATAGTATTATAAGTCTATTTGCAATTATTGTTATATTATTTGTAGGGATAAACATTAAACGTTCTCCTAAAATGGAGTTACAAGTAATGACAGTAAAAGGCGGATACGGATATCAGATAAAAGAGGGGGATCGGATTTTGATTGATCAACCTGTTATTCCGGCTATCTCAGAAGAGAAAGCATTTAAGAACCGGGACGACGCACAAAAAGTTGGAGAATTAGTTATGCAACGCGTCAAAAATCACACGGATTTTTCCGTTTCAATTTCGGAGTTGCGAGAACTCAATATAGAATAG
- the pgl gene encoding 6-phosphogluconolactonase, with amino-acid sequence MIKINKYPFSLEAAHGLTKALLEKINQSAEKNFHLALSGGNTPAGLFRLWAEEYKEVIPWKKMQLYWVDERCVPPGHPESNYGMTKRILLDKVPLSDLQIHRIHGEDSPEVEAKRYSALIDNLLIKHVMYPVFDCILLGIGADGHTSSIFPGQDSLLISPETYAVSVNPQTGVKRIALTGLPIIHARNVFFFVTGKDKTDIVKEVIKGVDKYPAGYIVSRMEQSELFTDCI; translated from the coding sequence ATGATAAAAATAAATAAATATCCATTCTCTCTGGAAGCTGCGCACGGACTTACAAAAGCTCTTTTAGAAAAGATAAATCAGTCTGCAGAAAAGAACTTTCATCTGGCACTTTCCGGAGGAAATACTCCCGCGGGACTTTTTAGATTGTGGGCAGAGGAATATAAGGAGGTTATCCCCTGGAAGAAAATGCAACTTTATTGGGTTGATGAGCGTTGTGTACCTCCCGGCCATCCGGAAAGTAATTATGGAATGACCAAACGAATACTTCTTGATAAGGTACCTTTATCTGATTTGCAGATTCACCGTATTCATGGAGAAGATTCTCCCGAGGTGGAAGCAAAAAGATACTCGGCCTTGATAGATAATCTATTGATAAAGCATGTAATGTATCCGGTATTTGATTGCATACTTCTGGGCATTGGTGCTGATGGACATACTTCTTCTATATTTCCCGGACAAGATTCTTTATTGATTTCTCCAGAGACTTATGCTGTGAGTGTGAATCCTCAAACAGGTGTGAAGCGTATTGCTTTGACTGGTTTGCCTATTATTCATGCACGTAATGTTTTCTTTTTTGTAACTGGAAAAGATAAAACAGATATTGTAAAAGAGGTAATTAAAGGCGTAGACAAATATCCGGCAGGGTATATTGTTTCCAGAATGGAACAATCAGAGCTTTTTACCGACTGTATATAA
- the zwf gene encoding glucose-6-phosphate dehydrogenase, with amino-acid sequence MEKPDSMVMVIFGASGDLTRRKLMPSLYILHKYKRLPKNFAILGVSRTVYTDEAYRDRIRLQLHRFLKPEELDENQINSFIRLLHYSPMDPANPDAYLLLQPKLLELDKMIGNQEYYLYYLATPPSLYGLIPQYLKTVGLNLDKGINGKKRIIVEKPFGYDLASAKELSNVYYKDVFREDQIFRIDHFLGKETVQNILAFRFSNSIFEPIWNRNYIDYVEVTAVENMGVEERGNYFDGIGTLRDMVQNHLIQLLAITAMEPPMAFNADSFRDEVLRVYQALAPLTEVDMKEHIVRGQYTASESKKGYREEKDIDPLSRTETYLAMRLNINNWRWSGVPFYIRTGKYMPTKVSEVVVHFKPTPYQLFNCLDGVCPVGNQLIIRIQPNEGIVLKFGMKVPGSGFDIDQVAMDFSYNSLGELSPGDAYARLIEDCIMGDPTLFTRSDAVEASWQFFTPVLDFWNKHPEMPVYGYPAGTWGPRESEAMMHEHGAEWTNPCKNLTNTDLYCEL; translated from the coding sequence ATGGAAAAACCAGATAGTATGGTAATGGTTATCTTTGGTGCATCGGGTGATCTCACTCGCCGCAAACTGATGCCATCCCTTTATATTTTACATAAATATAAAAGGTTGCCCAAGAATTTTGCAATTCTGGGCGTTTCACGTACAGTATATACTGATGAAGCTTACCGCGATCGTATTCGCTTACAGCTGCATCGTTTCTTAAAACCAGAAGAGCTGGATGAAAACCAAATAAACTCTTTTATTCGTTTATTGCATTATTCCCCTATGGATCCGGCCAATCCGGATGCTTATCTGCTTCTTCAGCCTAAATTACTGGAGCTGGATAAAATGATTGGAAATCAGGAGTATTATCTTTATTATCTTGCTACTCCGCCTTCACTTTACGGACTGATACCTCAGTACCTTAAAACAGTAGGATTAAACCTGGATAAAGGTATTAATGGAAAGAAAAGAATTATCGTTGAGAAACCTTTCGGTTATGATCTGGCTTCTGCCAAAGAACTTAGTAATGTCTATTATAAGGATGTATTCAGAGAAGACCAGATTTTTCGTATAGATCATTTTCTCGGGAAAGAGACTGTACAGAATATACTTGCCTTTCGCTTTTCTAATAGTATTTTTGAGCCTATATGGAATAGAAACTATATTGATTACGTGGAAGTTACTGCTGTTGAGAATATGGGTGTTGAAGAGAGAGGAAATTATTTTGATGGAATAGGGACTTTGCGAGACATGGTGCAGAATCACCTTATTCAGTTATTGGCCATTACAGCAATGGAACCGCCTATGGCTTTTAATGCCGATAGTTTCAGAGACGAAGTGTTGAGAGTTTATCAGGCATTGGCTCCGCTTACAGAAGTTGATATGAAAGAGCATATTGTACGCGGACAATATACAGCTTCTGAATCAAAGAAAGGATATCGTGAAGAGAAAGATATTGATCCTTTGTCGCGTACGGAAACTTATCTGGCAATGCGACTGAATATTAATAACTGGCGATGGAGTGGGGTACCATTTTATATTCGTACAGGAAAATACATGCCTACAAAAGTGAGCGAAGTTGTTGTTCATTTCAAGCCAACTCCTTATCAGTTATTTAATTGTCTGGATGGCGTTTGTCCTGTTGGTAATCAACTTATTATACGAATTCAGCCCAATGAAGGCATTGTGCTTAAATTCGGAATGAAAGTCCCTGGCTCAGGATTTGATATTGATCAGGTTGCTATGGATTTTAGTTACAACAGTTTGGGAGAGCTTTCTCCGGGAGATGCTTATGCCCGTTTAATTGAAGATTGTATAATGGGCGATCCTACACTCTTTACTCGCAGCGATGCGGTAGAAGCTAGTTGGCAGTTCTTTACTCCTGTACTTGATTTCTGGAATAAACATCCAGAGATGCCAGTATATGGTTATCCGGCAGGAACCTGGGGACCAAGAGAGTCCGAAGCAATGATGCATGAACATGGTGCCGAATGGACTAATCCGTGTAAAAACCTAACAAATACAGACTTATATTGCGAACTTTAA